In Klebsiella aerogenes, the DNA window CAAAGATGCCGGCGCCAGTCAGCAGGAGCTGTCGCTGCTGCGTGAAGGCTTGCGCGTCGCCGATGGACTGCAGGATGAACAGCAGGCAGCTATTGCTCAGGTCACCCGCGGGGAAGAGAAAGCCGCCATTTTACAAGTATACGGTAAGCCCTATGAGCAGGAGCTGGACCGGGTACAAACGCAAATCGACCATTTTCGCCTGATGCTGGAGGGCCGTGCCAATAACGCCATTCAGCAAGCTACCGAAAAATCGCGTGGCTGGCGGACGCTGTCGGAAGTGATGGTCGGCTTAACCGCGCTGATGTTTTTATTCGTGATCGGCTTTATTCTGAAACGCCGGGTCCTCAATCCGGTGGTGCGCCTGAGCGATGTGGTGCAGCGGCTGGCATCGCAGGATTACGCCGTCGAACCGCCGCAATTCAGACAAATTGACGAAATAGGCGATATGGCGCAGGCCATTCGCATCTTCCGCGAGAACGGCCTCGCCCGCCAGCGTCTCGAACAGCAACGCGACGCCGACTGGGCAGTGCGTGAACTGCTGGCGCGTATGACTCAGCGGCTGCAGGGATGCGAATCGTTTGATGATGTGGTGAAGGTCGCTGAGCTGTTCGCGCCGAATATCGCCCCGGATATCCCCGGCAGACTCTATATTCTCGAGACCGATCCCTGGCAGATGCGCTGCGTGGCGCAGTGGCTTTCACCACCGGATGAAGCGGAAGTATTCTACCCGGATAACTGCTGGGCGGTTCGCCGCGGTCTGAGCCATCCACCGGTCAACGGTGAACCGGATATCGCTTGCTATCATCTCCCGGAAGCGCACGCCGAGCGGTCGCTTTGCGTTCCGCTGGTCGCTCAGGGCGAAGCCATCGGTCTGCTGTCATTTCGTAACGTCACCCACGAGACGGCGCCATCGCGCGCCTATCTCGAATTGATGGCGGAAGCGCTGGGCCTGGCATTAGCCAACCAACGGCTGCGTAATGCCCTGCTGGAAAAAGCCTTGTTCGATTCACTGACCGGGCTGCGCAACCGGCACCATCTTGACGAGGCGCTGCATACCCAGATGAACCTGGCGGTGCGTAACGGCACGCCGCTGAGCTGTTTGATGATCGACATCGATCACTTTAAGGCAATCAACGATAACTACGGTCACGAAGCTGGCGATTTGGTGATTAAAAACGTGGCGACGATTATTCAACGCGCGGTACGCGATATTGGCATGGCGTTTCGCTACGGCGGCGAAGAGTTCCTGGTGTTGCTTTCCGGCACCGATGAGGCCAGCGCAGAGGCCTGCGCCACGGAAATCTACAACAACGTCCGCAATATGACGCTGCGTTTTGGTTTGACGGAATTGGGCCAGGTGGATGTGTCTATTGGTATCGCCAGCTATCCGCAACATACACAAAGCGATAGCCTGCTGCGCGCCGCTGATGCTGCGCTGTATCGGGCGAAAGAGTTAGGACGCTCACGGATCATCAGCTTCGGCATGCTGAAATCGGCCTGATGCCGTAAAGTGAAAACGGGAACTCATTCACGGGATCCCGTTTTCTCTATCACACCGATTTATCCACCCGGGTGCCATTTCCTGATGTCAGAATTCGCACCTCATCTCCCTTATTGAAGACCAGCCGCCCGTCGTAACTTTGCAGCACCTGTATAACCTGTCCTGAACGGGTTCTAATCAGCAGTTCGACCTGCTCGCCCCCCTGCTGCTGATCCTGGTGATAACGAGAGGCCCCGGCCCCCGCCAGCGCGCCTGCGGCGGTCATCGCCGTCTGGCCTTTGCCATTACCGAACTGATGGCCGACAACGCCGCCCAACGTTCCCGCAGCCAGCGTGCGTAACGGCCGATGCTGAGGCGAACTGCTGACAATATGGCTTTCCTGTACCACGCCATAATCGACCAGCGTTTTTGTTCCGGCGACGCTGGGATGGCTAAATAGCGCAGCCATACCCAGTGCAATAAAAATAAACGTCTTCATATTGTCCCTGATACGTTTTATAACGAATGCGGATTATTACCGCATGAATAAAACCCATCTGTAACAAAGAGTTAAATTTAAATCTGGACAAAATCACGATAGCATTTTCTTATGAAGAAAAAAGATTTGCGCGCTAACGCAGCGCCAGAAGCAAGCAGGCCATGGTCGTTTAGCCGTAACGCAACCGGGAACCGGCCTGCTCATAAAAAAATCAAATTTTTGAATGCAAATAAATAATTATACTTTAGTAAGATGGTGCCTTTCTTACCAGGCTTCCGTCGCTTTGCTCGAAGGAGTAATGCCAATCATACCAACCACTTTTCTTTTCAGAAAAAGAGCAAATCACTAAAACCTCTTTCGTATCATCTCTTGTTAAGTAATAGAAGTATGCGCCATCTGGTGGAGAGAGGGTGGCAAGTAAAGCCCCATCATCATTTAATATAGTTAATAAGGTTGGTAACGGTGCCGTTCTACTTAAAGCAAAAATCATCCCTCGTTTTTCGTCTAACATTGCCGAATCCAAATCCTCAACAAAAAAAGATATTTGGTTCTCATCCGAAGTCCATTTTAAAGTATTTTCTTCCTTGTCAAGGATTAAATTTTTTACCATTTTCTTACTCAATAATTAGAATTACGGTTTAAGTTTGGATTCGTCAATGACTTCCAGGTAATCCATTCGTTCAGCCGGTGGAACAGCCATTTCGACTTGTAAACCACCACCAGGAAGGTACACATTCGCCCCTTTATCAACCTGGGGACCTACAGCCCCAATTTTAACAGGTAGTGGTTTCTTAACTTCGTAAGTCACCACTCTATCAATATCAGGCTTCCATTCCATTTTAACTGCAAGCTCATTTCTCACATATGAAGTATTTGGAATATCATCAAACGTTGCGAACCCCCCAGGTCTTGTCGCTGCTTGTCCTGGAGATACTGCCATCTTAATTCGAGCCCCAGGAACTAATGTGGCGTCTAATGGCGGTTCATTTAATGGCCACGGAGATTGTTCATTAACTAATTTTTTATAAGCAGTCGCAGCTTCAGTTGTCGATTTGAAATGTCCTCTATGCTGTCGCTGGAAATCATTCCATGTATTGGTACGCCCACATCGTAACCCCCATGGATCCACCCATCCCAGCGGGTTCGGCGCATACTGGTAAACATTCAGCCCCCCAGCTAACCCAATAGGATCCTAGCTAATAAATCCAGCGATTTCAGGGCCATAGTAACGGTGTCGATTATAGTGCAGCCCCGTTTCAGCGTCAAAATACTGGCCCAGGAAGCGCAGCGGATACGGTCTGGAGTACTTATTCTTGAACACTGCCGAACAGCGCTGCCTACACTTTGTATTGTTGTAACCGGCTGCTAGTGTAAAATGGAAAGCACCCTATGTGGAAAAATCCAACAGAGTGCTATAAGTTGATTTAGTATATGAAAAAGCATTCTTTATTGAATTACACAGCCCTCATTATGAAAAAGTAATAAATGCATCGTTTTCCATATAATAATTTAATCCTGAAATAAACTCATCCACCGTCGCATTTGATTTTTGATTCAGTGCACTTTTGAGAACATCCATAAACTGATCGCCGTAAAAAAACAACTCCAATTCATTTTGCTCAACGTATTCAGGATAAATTTCTTCATCATCACTAACTTCAGGATAACGATCCAGATAGCAAACAAGTTCGGGGGTAGCAACAGCTTCATATTCCTTTGTGTAAAGGCAAAAATTGTCTTTTGTGTATCCCTGATGAACAATTTTCGTAATTAATTCTTTTAAGCTATATGGCTTTATATACTCGAGTTCTTTCATTAGCATCTCCCTCCTGTTCTACGTACTCTGGCTGGTTTTGGATTGCCTGTTGCACCATCTAACTTACCACGCCTTCCAAGCTCACCACCGCCCCACATTTCACGACCACCTTTGCCTGTAGGGTGATATAGAGCATGATTGTCAGCATGATCCACACGATCAACTAGTACCAAACGACCTATATCCTCATGATGATGCCATGTTAATGTTGGTGGACTTGAAGATTTATTAGGGTTTTTTAACCATTCCCCCAATTCCGGATACCTTCCCAACATATCACGTCGGAAAGCTGAATCAGCATCCATCCTTCCAATAAGCTCAGTATTTGCTCTGTTAAACTGAACTGCATCACTGGAGTAAATATTACCAGAAGCAATAGTATGTTCGTGGAAGATATGGTACTTACCATTATTCGGGCGATTAGCTAGCCCCCATGGATCCACCCATCCCAGCGGGTTCGGCGCATACTGGTAAACATTCAGTCCACCAGCCAACCCAATGGGGTCCTGGCTAATAAATCCAGTAATTTCAGGATCATAGTAACGGTGTCGATTATAGTGCAGCCCCGTTTCTGCGTCAAAATACTGGCCCTGGAAGCGCAACGGGTTGGCGATACGGTCGGCGTACACCTCCCCCCTTTCGCCCCAGACGCCGGTCTTCTCTGACCAGACTATCTCGCCTTGTAACGACGTCAGGCGTACCGGGGCGCCATTCGGGTCGCAGTGATAGTGCCAGCTCTCTTTTCTGCCAGACGCCTGCGTCAGCAGCGCCAGCGGCTGAAAACTTCCCGGATAGTACACATACTCGCGCATGCTGCCGAACAGCGCTGCCCCACTTTCTTATCTTTGAACCTGTCTCAACGAATAATTAAATTATTATTCGAGTTTAAAAAAAATAACAATCTACTTTATTCCATTGAGTTATTCAGCGTGCAGGGTAACGCTGTTCTTTATAACCATTAGGGAATACATTTGTAATTGTATCCACGCTCTCATCTTTATACGAAAATAAAACTTCAAATTCTGTAAAAGATGATTCCGTATGTTCTTTTTGCTTGACATCTATTTTTTTAAGGATAAATCCCTCATAAACATAATCAGAGACACTGCATCCATACATACCCCAATTGAAGTCTTTTTTAACCAATTCATTATGGTATACTGACAAAGAGATGTTTCGTAGCATCCCTGCACTGGTAAAATAAACTCTTTCTAAATTACCACTTTCGTAAATACAAAACTCTTTGTTAATTATATTATCTGACTGACCAAATATCTCTATTAGCAATATACGATTCAAAATATCAAAGTGATAGATGTGCGTATTTTTTACATTTGTAGGTAGTTTATTAAGTTTTCTACCTATCTTAAATCCTGCTCGCTCGATTTCATAGGGTCGAAGGTTATATAATGCACCTTTACTAACCACCACTTTGGTTTCATTGAGTTTAACACTATCATTATATGCTGAAATATAGTTTTCACTATCAGCACTAATCTTATTAAACTTATCTTCCAAATATTCTAACTCAATCATTTATAACCACCATAAATTTAAAATGTACCATTAGAAATTTCAGCATTGATTTTATTCAACTCAGATATAAAATCTCTACTATTATTCTTTATACTCAATCGATCATATACTTTCTGCTTATAATCATTTGTATGAATGCTAGCATGATTTGGTAATTTGTTCCCTGCAGGCACAGTCACCTTACTATTTGAAGGTAAAAACACACCATTCTCCGCCGTGTTAATATCTATTCCTAACTTACTCATTTGATTCTGCAAAGAAACCATCCTATGATCTTTAGAATTTGACATAACAATATGATGTGCTGAATTTTTAAAACTTGGCTCTCTTTTCCCGGCCGCAACCATATTCGCTCGAAGAGCTTTCGCATCACTTGAACAACTCAATCCCCATGGATCCACCCAGCCCAGCGGGTTAGGCGCATACTGGTAAACATTCAGTCCACCAGCCAACCCAATAGGATCCTGACTAATAAATCCAGCGATTTCAGGGTCATAGTAACGGTGTCGATTATAGTGCAGCCCCGTTTCTGCGTCAAAATACTGTCCCTGGAAGCGCAACGGGTTGGCGATACGGTCGGCGTACACCTCCCCCCTTTCGCCCCAGACGCCGGTCTTCTCTGACCAGACTATCTCGCCTTGTAACGACGTCAGGCGTACCGGGGCGCCATTCGGATCGCAGTGGTAGTGCCAGCTCTCTTTTCTGCCAGACGCCTGCGTCAGCAGCGCCAGCGGCTGAAAACTTCCCGGATAGTACACGTACTCGCGCATGCTGCCGAACAGCGCTGCCTGCGCTTTTTGTCGCTGCAGTCGGTTGCCAGTATCAAAAATACTCTGCGCCGCCAGCGGTTCGCGGGTGGCCGTTACCGTTTCGCCCGCCAGCGCATCGCCCTGCCAGTAGAACCAGCGCGTTTCTTCCGCCGTCTGCTTGAATACCCGGCGTCCCAGTCCGTCGTAACCGTAGCGCACCAGCCGCTCGCCCTTGCGCACCGCTACCAGCTGGCGGTTATCGTCCCAGCTGAAATCCTCTTTCTCGCCGTTATGCTGCACATCGCGCCGCTGGCGCAACTCGCCCGCGCGATCGAACACATAGCGTACCCCGCGCTGCTGCCCCTCACGGAACCAGCCTCCGGCGCTCTCATTTATCGCGCGGGTCTGCGTCTGCAGATGACTGCCTGCCGCATCCTGGACAAACTGCCGTAGCGTGCCGTCCGGCGCGGTATGAGCCGTCAGCCGCCCGACCGGATCGTAAGTATAGCGATCGCTGCCCCACAGGCTGTCCTCTCGCCGCGTCAGATTACCCAGTCGATCCCAGTTGAACCCGCTGGCGAACAACGGCAAATCATTCTGCAACACCTGCTGCGACGTCAGTTGCCCCAGGCTATCATATGCGAAATGCCGCGTCACCTCTGCCGACAGCTGCTCGCTGATCCGTCGCCCGGCCCCATCGTAACCCAGCACGATTGGCGCATCGTCATTCAACTGGATCTGGCTCAACCGATCATGCTCATCCATCACGTAGCGCACCTGATGCCCGCTATCGCTGCGTCGGGATATCAGCAAACCGCGCTCGTTATAACCATAATGCAGCTGGAAGCCGTCCTGCTCCTCCAGCAGGACTCGTCCGGCATCATCATAGCGCCACGCCAACCGCCGCCATGGATTCTCGCACAGCACCATCCGCCCGCAGGGATCGTAATGATACTTCGCCTGTAAGGTATCGCCGCTGCGCCGCTCGCTCAACCGTCCGGCGCGGTCATAGCCGTAGTGAACCCGTCGCCCCAGCGGATCCTCACGACTTATCAGCCGATTCCCCTTATCCCAGCCATAATGGGTCGTCTGCCCCCAATAATCGGTCTCTGCCGCAATGCGCCCCAGGGCGTCGCGGGTCAACTGCCAACGTTGCCCGTTCTGGTTGATCACCGCCAGCAGGCGATCTTCCAGATCGTACTGATAGCCAAGCGTCGCGCCGTCCGGCGTCTCGCAGCCAGCCAGCATCCCGGTGCGATTATAGCGAAAACGGGTTATCTGCCCGGCTTCATCAGTGAAATGAATGGGGGAGTCTTCCCGGTCATAAGCGACGCGAATTTCACCACCTTGCGGATCCGCCATCGCCACCAGTCGATCTTTGCCATCCCAGTGGAAACGGGTCTTACCGCCGCTGGCGTCAAGACGTTCCAGCAGCGTACCGCGCACCGAATGACGCAGTTGAATCGTCCCCGCCCCAGCCAGGCTGACCGCCTGCAAAAAGCCAAAGCGATCATACTGATAGCGGCTCTGCGGCGAGCCCGGCACGTCCGCCGCGCTGAGCTGCCCGCATTCATCATAGTGATAGCGCGAAGTGACGCCGGTCGGGTCTGTTCCGCTCAGCAGATTACCGCGCGGATCGTATTCAGATCCCCAGCGCGCGCCTTTCTCATCGGTCAACGCCAGCAGATCGCCGTTATCGTTGTAAGACACCTGAATCTGGCTGCCGTCCGGCAGATGTTCGGCGATCATCCGCCCCTGCTCGTCGTATTCCCAGCGATGCGCGCTGCCATCCGCCTCAATAAGCTCGACCGTGCGGCCAAAATCATCGTAATGAAAAACGGTATTACCGCCGGTCGGGTCAATCTCCGAGACCGGCAGGCCGTTATCATCAAAGCCGATCAAGGAGATATGGCCGTTGGAATCGGTGATTTCGACTTCGTTGAGCAGCTCGTGCCAGGTGAAGTGGTAATCCCATACGCCGCCGTCGCCCCAGGCGTGGATCACCCGCCAGTCGTCATTGAACTGGTAGTGGAAACCCTGGCCGTTGCGATCGACATGGCTGGTCATACGGCGCTGTTGATAAGAGAAGCGCCGCGGGTGTGAAAGCGCGTCGATTTCAGCGCTCAGCTGATTATCACTATCGTATTCATAACGGGTCAACGGCGTGATATCGCCATCCAGCGTATTGTGCAGCCGCAGCGCCCGCAGGCGACCGGCCTGCTGGGTGACGAGGATCTCTCTGCCGTTCATCCCGGTCGCGCTGAACTCGCGTATGCGATCAAGTTCACGCCCCTGCCACTCGAACTGCCAGCCGTTGCCGTTACGGTCCGCCAGTCGGTATACCGGCAGCCGACCGTGCCGGCCGCGAAATTGCAGCCGCACGCTCCCTTCCTGCTCAACCTGCCAGACAACCTCGCCGTTGTGGGTTTCCCGCCACAAACGACTGCCATCCGGTAGACCAACGATACCATGCTCGCGCCCGTCGCCCTGCGGCAGCGCGGCAAACAGCGTCATTCCTTCCGGCTGCGTCAGAACTGCGACGCCTTCATCGGCCAGCACCTCAAGGCGGATATCCGCCGGCGTTGACCAGCCATAGCCGCACAGCCCTTCTTCATCGATATCCGCCGAGGAGTAGGTCCGCGTCCACGCCAGCGGCAGACGACCGGGTAACAGGAAATCCTCATGTTCCAGGCTAACGCTGCCGTCACGAATATCGACCGGTTCGGCGCGCAGCACCCGACATTTCAGGATACCAGGATCCATATTGCGGAACAGTTTCTGGCGCAGCTTTTGAAAGCGACGCATAAACAAACGCCACTGCGGCGTTTTTTTGACTTTCTTCAGTCCCTTACCCAGGCCGCTTAACCCGGCGCGCATCAGCAGCGCCATCAGGTTGATGGTGGGCGGCCCACCGACAATCACATTGTTGGGGATCGCAAGATTAAAGGTCAGCGGCAGCGTCAGCGACAGCGGTTTGGGTTTGCTCATTCGCTTGAGGCGGAACGGCGGCACCATCCCGAGGATGTTACAGCTCAGTACCGGCATGCCGATGCGGGAGAACGGCTCGCCGTCGACTGAGACGGTTTTACTGCCCATAAACAGTTCATCTTCCATCTGCGGCCCGCCCGGCGCGCGCAACGGCGGCACCCACACACCGCCGACCGGAATATGCACCGCAATGCCGCCGGTCCCCGCGCTAGCGCGTTTGATGCTGTTGACATGCACCGTGGTGCCCAGCAGCGGCAGATAATCAAACACATCGAAAACGATGCCGATATGCGGCGTCGGCAGCGGCCAGGGATAGGTATGGATATCCAGGCCAAGCTGCGGGTCGAAGTGAGCGCCGGAGTGCATCAGTCACGCCTCAGAACATGGCGCGCAGCAGCGCGCGCAAGAAGGTGCGAACTTCGGTAGCGAAACCGCCGTCGGAGAAACTCAAAAACAGAATCGCCAGTAGCGTCACGACAACAATAATAATAATCCGGGTCTTCATAGCGGGTTGCTCCCTGCGGTTTCAGTGGACAGTGCGTCAGTATTTCCCCATGCGGGCAGGCTTTGCCATTCGCCCGGGGGAGCATCAAAGGGATGGGCGATTTCCGGCAGGCCGTTCCAGTGCGGATGCAGCGTCTCCCGCGCCAGCCGGATAACGCGGCGGAAACTTTCATCGCCGCCGCGAATTAATTTTTCCCGTTCTTCGCGGATCAGCACGAATGCCGCTTCCAGTTGCAGTTGTAGCAGGCGGTCCGTGCGCTTCACCTGCTCAACCACCGGCTGTGCGGGCAAACGGGCCTCCGCCTGGTGGATTAAGCGCTGTTTTTCGTTTTGCCAGCGCGCCGCACAGGCTTCGAGCGCCTCGGTACGGCGTTTATCATGGATACGCAGCAGATCCTGAAATGCCAGCGGCAACGTGGTTTGCCCACGTTCTTCCCGCGGGATCGGCTCCGCTGCATGGATGGCGTGGGCATACTCTTCCATTGCCTTTGCCCGGTGCCCCGCGAGGTTGAGGCAAAAACCGGACATCCGCCAGCCTTCAACGGCGAACACCGGATGCGGAATAGCCTGCGCGTCGCTTGCCGCCCGGCGGTAACCTTTTGCCGCCTGCAGATACTCTTTGCGCGCAAACCAGGCGCCGGATTCACCAAAGGTGCTTTGAGTGCGCAACTGACCCCTGAGCGCCGGATCGGCAATCCCGCCGCTGACAGTTTGCGCCTGGCGGTAATGATCGACGGCCCGTTGATGGTCGTTACCTTTCAACCAGCCGCCGGCAATCAGGTTGTGTATCATCGCCTGCTGATCGACCCAGCCGCAGCGCTGGGCAACGCCCAACGCCATACCGCCGCGCGCGGCCACCTGGGCGGCGCTGCCTTTTTCCAGCAACAGCATGGCGTCGGCCAGATAGCGGCGGAACAGCTGGCGATCAGGGTTCGGATCGCTCTGCCCGCGCGCGGTTTGATTCATGACTTTCATGCTATCGACATCATCGACAATCAACCGTACCGCGCGCGGATGCGCCTCATAGAGCGGCTGCCATAATGGCTGTTCGAGCGTATCGATAAGCAGCAGTTTGACGGCGCTCTCGCCCTGCGCCAACCAGCCGTTCAGCCAGCGGCTCAGCGCCTTTTCATCGCTGACGGCGGAAGGTTTAAGCACCAACACCAGGTAACGCAAATCGTCGCTAAACTGCGTCGCAAAATCCTGCAGCAACAGACGCAGCTGCGCCGGATGGTAGGTGGGGAGAAAACGTTCTGCGTCCCATGCGGCGGCATCCGGCGTCGCTTCGTAATGTTCAACGAACTCGCGCCCCAGCGCATCGCTGAAACCGTAGCCGGTGTCAAACGGCGTTTGCAGCCCCAGCAGCAGATCCGGCAACGAACGGCCTTCGGGGTGCTGTTGCAGCGCGATAAACCCGTCCAGCAGCGTTTCGCCGCCAGCGGGAACCCGCCAGATAAATAACCGGGTCTGTTCCGCCTTCTCACTGGCGTCCAGCCAGCTAAGCTCCAGTTCGCTCATCACTTTTTCGCTGGGATTCTTCGCCGCGTTCATTCCCTTTTCCTATCAGGCATTGAGCTCAATTTTCTTACCGTTCACCATCACGCCAGCGGCGTTAATGGTGATCGTCGACCCGCCAGCGGTAATCTCCACGCTGCCGTTGCCGATCAAAATACCGCTTTCGCCAACGTTGATATGCAGAGTGTCGGTGGCGCTATCGGTCACGCTTCCCTGAGTAAAGCGGGTATCGCCGCCGGTGATGCTGAGCGTACGCCCGGCGCCGATCGTCACCTCCTGCTTACTGGTGATGTTCTGCGTCTGCTTACCGGTCACCGAGACATCGTGGTTACCCGCGATCCCCAGCGTCTGATTGCCGGTAACCTGTACATTGCGGTTCTGCTGGACGCTGACGCTTTCATTGCCCTGCACCTGACGGGTGCGATCCTGCACCACCGTCAAAGACTGATTGCCCTCTACGGTGCCGGTGTGGTTACTTTTCACCGTGGCGGTGTGGTTGCCGGTGATGGTTTCATCGCGATTTTGCTCAACGCTTAAGGTTTCATTCCCCTTCACGCTCTCGGTGCGGTTCTGCGCAACGGTGGTGGTTTCGTTACCGTTGATGGTCTTACTGCGATCTTTACCGACGGTGACGCTCTCGTTGCCGTCCACCGTACGGGTACGGTTCTGTTTGATATGGCTGGTTTCGTCTTTACCGACGGTTTTCGTGCGGTTGCTGCCGACATCATGGGTTTCGTCGTTTTCGACTTCGGTGTCCATGTTGCGTTCAGCGTGCAGCCAGAGCTGCTCTTCGCCGGGTTTGTCTTCAAAGCGCAGGGCGTTGGCGTTGTCCGGCGAACCATCTTTCGACCGGCTCATAAAGCCCATCTGCGTCGCCGCGGCAGGCAACGCCCATGGCGGCATGCTGGCTTCGTTGTATACGCGGCCAATGACAATCGGCCGGTCCGGCTCGCCGTTAATAAAGTCCACCACCACTTCATCGCCCACACGCGGGATCTGCACTCCGCCGTAGCCTTGACCGGCCCAGGCGCTGGAGACACGCACCCAGCAGGAGCTGTTTTCATCGCCCTGGCTTTCGCGGTCCCAGTGGAATTTCACCTTGATCCGGCCATATTTATCGGTCCAGATCGATTCACCTTTCGGCCCCACAACACGGGCAGTCTGCGGCCCATAGGTCCGCGGCCAGTCGGTCTTCGACGAGGGAACAAACGGCGTAGAAGCGGGAATGACGCTAAATGCAATGCGTTGCTGCGTCGAATCAGCGCCGCCGGAGGCATACTGGTTTTCTTCAAAATCGTAATGCGCGCCAACCACCAGCCATTTCGCGTTATCGGCCAGATTGGGCGCACGGATCAGGGTAAACGTATGCCCCGGCACGATGCCGGTGGCGGTAGCGATACCTTGCGTTTGCTGCTGCCCGGCCTGCCAGGACTGTTGCCGAATGCGGGCATAGGCCTCGCCATCGCCGTGCTCCATAAAGCGCCCAGGCCAGTCGTAGACATCGATTTTCCCCGGCGTCGGCGAGACCGGGTTCTGCAGCGTTTGCAGCATCCAGGCGTGCGGCTTGCGGAAGTCATAATCATCGGTACTGTAAAGACCCGGCGTGACAACATGGCTTGCCATCAGCTGGCTAATCCCCTCTTCGCCGACCGCGCCGCCGCCCGACTGCGCATGCCAGGGAATCGTTTCATAACCGGGAAACGCTTCCGCCTGCTGGTAGTCATCCATCAACACCAGGGTATGGCCGTCTTTATCGTGGCGGAACAGATAGCTGATGCCTTCCAGTTCCAGCAAACGGCTCATAAACTGGAAGCTGCTTTCCGCGTACTGCACACAGTAATCCCACTGCCGGTAGCTGTGGGTGAGCTTGTCCTCAAACTTAACGTTGTGTTCGCTCAGCAGCGTCGCCACGATATCCGGTACCCGCTGCTGCTGGAAAATACGGAAGTTGCGGTCGCGCATCATCGGCCAGAAATCGGGTTCAAGCGTGGTTTGGTACACGGCGTAGCGCGTGTCGCCCAGATCTTCAGCACGCACAGAGACAGCGGTGATTTTGCCGGAAAGG includes these proteins:
- a CDS encoding sensor domain-containing diguanylate cyclase; the protein is MRIATMTNWAYGITVGLTITSGIAMLMASAADRAERQAVQQREVFERLADEVESGAWELSDLARLYVVEQNPDTLQQYRQQTQSLDSIENRLVKLKDAGASQQELSLLREGLRVADGLQDEQQAAIAQVTRGEEKAAILQVYGKPYEQELDRVQTQIDHFRLMLEGRANNAIQQATEKSRGWRTLSEVMVGLTALMFLFVIGFILKRRVLNPVVRLSDVVQRLASQDYAVEPPQFRQIDEIGDMAQAIRIFRENGLARQRLEQQRDADWAVRELLARMTQRLQGCESFDDVVKVAELFAPNIAPDIPGRLYILETDPWQMRCVAQWLSPPDEAEVFYPDNCWAVRRGLSHPPVNGEPDIACYHLPEAHAERSLCVPLVAQGEAIGLLSFRNVTHETAPSRAYLELMAEALGLALANQRLRNALLEKALFDSLTGLRNRHHLDEALHTQMNLAVRNGTPLSCLMIDIDHFKAINDNYGHEAGDLVIKNVATIIQRAVRDIGMAFRYGGEEFLVLLSGTDEASAEACATEIYNNVRNMTLRFGLTELGQVDVSIGIASYPQHTQSDSLLRAADAALYRAKELGRSRIISFGMLKSA
- a CDS encoding glycine zipper 2TM domain-containing protein; amino-acid sequence: MKTFIFIALGMAALFSHPSVAGTKTLVDYGVVQESHIVSSSPQHRPLRTLAAGTLGGVVGHQFGNGKGQTAMTAAGALAGAGASRYHQDQQQGGEQVELLIRTRSGQVIQVLQSYDGRLVFNKGDEVRILTSGNGTRVDKSV
- a CDS encoding DUF6531 domain-containing protein produces the protein MHSGAHFDPQLGLDIHTYPWPLPTPHIGIVFDVFDYLPLLGTTVHVNSIKRASAGTGGIAVHIPVGGVWVPPLRAPGGPQMEDELFMGSKTVSVDGEPFSRIGMPVLSCNILGMVPPFRLKRMSKPKPLSLTLPLTFNLAIPNNVIVGGPPTINLMALLMRAGLSGLGKGLKKVKKTPQWRLFMRRFQKLRQKLFRNMDPGILKCRVLRAEPVDIRDGSVSLEHEDFLLPGRLPLAWTRTYSSADIDEEGLCGYGWSTPADIRLEVLADEGVAVLTQPEGMTLFAALPQGDGREHGIVGLPDGSRLWRETHNGEVVWQVEQEGSVRLQFRGRHGRLPVYRLADRNGNGWQFEWQGRELDRIREFSATGMNGREILVTQQAGRLRALRLHNTLDGDITPLTRYEYDSDNQLSAEIDALSHPRRFSYQQRRMTSHVDRNGQGFHYQFNDDWRVIHAWGDGGVWDYHFTWHELLNEVEITDSNGHISLIGFDDNGLPVSEIDPTGGNTVFHYDDFGRTVELIEADGSAHRWEYDEQGRMIAEHLPDGSQIQVSYNDNGDLLALTDEKGARWGSEYDPRGNLLSGTDPTGVTSRYHYDECGQLSAADVPGSPQSRYQYDRFGFLQAVSLAGAGTIQLRHSVRGTLLERLDASGGKTRFHWDGKDRLVAMADPQGGEIRVAYDREDSPIHFTDEAGQITRFRYNRTGMLAGCETPDGATLGYQYDLEDRLLAVINQNGQRWQLTRDALGRIAAETDYWGQTTHYGWDKGNRLISREDPLGRRVHYGYDRAGRLSERRSGDTLQAKYHYDPCGRMVLCENPWRRLAWRYDDAGRVLLEEQDGFQLHYGYNERGLLISRRSDSGHQVRYVMDEHDRLSQIQLNDDAPIVLGYDGAGRRISEQLSAEVTRHFAYDSLGQLTSQQVLQNDLPLFASGFNWDRLGNLTRREDSLWGSDRYTYDPVGRLTAHTAPDGTLRQFVQDAAGSHLQTQTRAINESAGGWFREGQQRGVRYVFDRAGELRQRRDVQHNGEKEDFSWDDNRQLVAVRKGERLVRYGYDGLGRRVFKQTAEETRWFYWQGDALAGETVTATREPLAAQSIFDTGNRLQRQKAQAALFGSMREYVYYPGSFQPLALLTQASGRKESWHYHCDPNGAPVRLTSLQGEIVWSEKTGVWGERGEVYADRIANPLRFQGQYFDAETGLHYNRHRYYDPEIAGFISQDPIGLAGGLNVYQYAPNPLGWVDPWGLSCSSDAKALRANMVAAGKREPSFKNSAHHIVMSNSKDHRMVSLQNQMSKLGIDINTAENGVFLPSNSKVTVPAGNKLPNHASIHTNDYKQKVYDRLSIKNNSRDFISELNKINAEISNGTF